A genome region from Anopheles stephensi strain Indian chromosome 2, UCI_ANSTEP_V1.0, whole genome shotgun sequence includes the following:
- the LOC118503197 gene encoding uncharacterized protein LOC118503197 isoform X1 has product MNSSQSSVQEENASCAMQAPRRRKTTSNEDRERLVTAYENGGTAATISEMFNLKKPTVHGIIKKYQTQWQIEAKKRGGNRSKLLSQQAVNDVRNWVDEDCTVTLKALAEKVFEQHGVRVSSTTTAREIKGFNYSLKMVKLLPEGRNTPTTVEDRKHYATQFYEIARGIPDNGLIYLDEVGFNVRMRTLKGRSQRGTPATITVPQLRTRNISIICAMHRYGVLLYTTHTRSVNRERFIQFIEELKQTLRSKNINSSYFIMDNVAFHKTPAVRVAIGNDSDKPLYLPPYSPFLNPIENLYSQWKNFVRRSNPSNEDQLMQAIRNGSRLITAQDCDGYISKMWQYMTRCLRGEEILDLVMYKYI; this is encoded by the coding sequence ATGAATTCCAGCCAAAGCTCTGTACAAGAGGAAAATGCAAGCTGCGCTATGCAAGCACCTCGCCGCCGAAAAACTACCAGCAACGAAGATAGAGAGCGCTTGGTAACGGCGTATGAAAACGGAGGCACTGCAGCTACGATTAgcgaaatgtttaatttgaaaaaaccgACTGTCCATGGCATCatcaaaaaataccaaacccaATGGCAAATCGAGGCAAAGAAGCGTGGTGGCAACAGATCTAAACTATTGTCGCAGCAAGCCGTAAATGATGTTCGGAACTGGGTCGACGAGGACTGCACGGTGACGCTTAAAGCACTCGCAGAGAAAGTGTTCGAACAACACGGTGTTCGAGTTTCGTCCACAACCACAGCGAGGGAAATAAAAGGATTCAACTACTCTCTGAAGATGGTCAAACTGTTACCGGAGGGACGCAACACACCAACGACTGTCGAAGACAGGAAACATTACGCTACACAATTTTATGAAATTGCGCGCGGAATTCCGGATAATGGTTTAATCTATTTAGACGAAGTAGGATTTAACGTCCGTATGCGTACGCTAAAAGGACGATCGCAGAGAGGAACACCGGCCACCATCACCGTTCCACAGTTAAGGACTAGGAACATCTCCATCATTTGTGCTATGCATCGGTACGGCGTGCTGctttacaccacacacactcgatccGTAAACCGTGAACGGTTTATACAGTTTATTGAAGAACTAAAGCAAACCCTGCGATCGAAGAACATTAACAGCAGCTACTTTATAATGGATAATGTAGCTTTCCACAAAACACCCGCAGTAAGAGTTGCAATCGGAAATGATAGCGACAAACCTTTATATCTACCACCCTACTCACCATTCCTTAATCCTATTGAAAATCTTTACAGCCAGTGGAAGAATTTTGTGAGGCGaagcaatccttcaaatgagGATCAATTGATGCAAGCGATTCGGAATGGATCCAGGCTAATAACCGCACAGGATTGCGATGGCTACATTTCGAAAATGTGGCAATACATGACTCGTTGTTTGAGGGGCGAAGAAATTTTAGATTTAGTtatgtataaatatatataa
- the LOC118503197 gene encoding uncharacterized protein LOC118503197 isoform X2, with translation MNSSQSSVQEENASCAMQAPRRRKTTSNEDRERLVTAYENGGTAATISEMFNLKKPTVHGIIKKYQTQWQIEAKKRGGNRSKLLSQQAVNDVRNWVDEDCTVTLKALAEKVFEQHGVRVSSTTTAREIKGFNYSLKMVKLLPEGRNTPTTVEDRKHYATQFYEIARGIPDNGLIYLDEVGFNVRMRTLKGRSQRGTPATITVPQLRTRNISIICAMHRYGVLLYTTHTRSVNRERFIQFIEELKQTLRSKNINSSYFIMDNVAFHKTPAPVEEFCEAKQSFK, from the exons ATGAATTCCAGCCAAAGCTCTGTACAAGAGGAAAATGCAAGCTGCGCTATGCAAGCACCTCGCCGCCGAAAAACTACCAGCAACGAAGATAGAGAGCGCTTGGTAACGGCGTATGAAAACGGAGGCACTGCAGCTACGATTAgcgaaatgtttaatttgaaaaaaccgACTGTCCATGGCATCatcaaaaaataccaaacccaATGGCAAATCGAGGCAAAGAAGCGTGGTGGCAACAGATCTAAACTATTGTCGCAGCAAGCCGTAAATGATGTTCGGAACTGGGTCGACGAGGACTGCACGGTGACGCTTAAAGCACTCGCAGAGAAAGTGTTCGAACAACACGGTGTTCGAGTTTCGTCCACAACCACAGCGAGGGAAATAAAAGGATTCAACTACTCTCTGAAGATGGTCAAACTGTTACCGGAGGGACGCAACACACCAACGACTGTCGAAGACAGGAAACATTACGCTACACAATTTTATGAAATTGCGCGCGGAATTCCGGATAATGGTTTAATCTATTTAGACGAAGTAGGATTTAACGTCCGTATGCGTACGCTAAAAGGACGATCGCAGAGAGGAACACCGGCCACCATCACCGTTCCACAGTTAAGGACTAGGAACATCTCCATCATTTGTGCTATGCATCGGTACGGCGTGCTGctttacaccacacacactcgatccGTAAACCGTGAACGGTTTATACAGTTTATTGAAGAACTAAAGCAAACCCTGCGATCGAAGAACATTAACAGCAGCTACTTTATAATGGATAATGTAGCTTTCCACAAAACACCCGCA CCAGTGGAAGAATTTTGTGAGGCGaagcaatccttcaaatga